The genomic region GCCCCGACCGCCTCGACACCGACCTGCTGGTCGTCGGCCAACAGTGTCGAGCTGACCGGGGACATGGCCGCGATGAGCTCGCTGCGGTGTGCGGCCGACAGCCGGACGTCGGCGACGATCATCCCCTGACGGAGCACCACGATGCGATCGGCGACCTCCAGGGCCTCGTCCAGATCGGAGGTGGCGACCAGCACTGCAGCGGTCTCGGTGAGGGCCGTGATGGTGGTGCCGATGTCGTGCCTGGCGTTGATGTCGACGCCGCGGAAGGGCTCGTCGAGCAACAGCACCTTCGGTCGGCCGAGCAACCAGCGGCCGACGACGACCTTCTGCTGGTTGCCGCCGGAGAGCGTCTCGATCGGGGCGGAGCTGGACGTGGTGACGACGCCGAGAGTGCTGATGCTCCGGCGGGCTGCGGTGCGCTCCGCGCGGGTGTTCATCAGTGTTCCGCGGGAGAACGTGCGGGTGAAGGGCAATGAGAGCTGACGCTCGATCGACCAACCGGGGACGATCGCCTGCTCGTGTCGCGACTCGGGCACCAGGTAGACCCCGGCGTCGATGGCCTCGGTCGGGTGCCCGGGAGCGAAGGGCGCCCCGTCCAGGGTGGCCGAGCCCCCGTGGGAGGGTCGCGCACCGAACACGGCCTCCAGCAGCTCGGACTTCCCGCTGCCGAGCAGCCCCAGCAGCACGGTCACCTCACCGCTGCGGAGCTCCAGGTCCAGCGGCGGTGAGCCCGGGAACACCTGCATGCCGCTGAGTTGCAGGACCGACTCGCTGCCGACGTTCTCGGTGCGGGCCATCTCGGCCGGAGTGCGGTCGAACAGCGCCTGCAGCACCTGACCCCAGTCGAATCCCTGGTTCTGCACGGCCGGCCGCTTGGTCAACAGACTGCTGTCGAGGTCGGTCGCGGGGCCGGACTGTCCGCGGAGGAACTCGCCCTGCATGGCGCCGTCCCGCAGTACCCCGACCCGATCGCACAGGGCATCGAACTCGGAGAGCTTGTGGCTGACGTAGAGCAGGGTGGCGCCGTCCTGCACGAGTTGGCGCAGCAGCTCGAACAGGCGCCCCGTTTCCTCGGTCGACAACGCCGAGGTCGGCTCGTCCAGGATCAGGATCTCCGGTTGCCGGGACAGTGCCCGCGCCAGCACCAACAGTTGGCGCTCGGAGACCCCCAGCTCCCGGACGGGTGCCCGCATCGCCGACCGGGACAGCTGCAGGCCGAGGGTGGCCGCCACGTCCCGCGCGTCGCGCTCGGTGCGCCGCCGGGAGAACCATGGGGAGGAGGAGCCGGAGTTGAGCCGGTCGAGGGCCAGGTTCTCCGCGACGGTCATGTCGAGGATGACGCCGTCGTTCGGGTTCTGGTGCACGGTGCCGACCCCGCGGCGCACCGCAGCGAGCGGGTCGGCGAACGTGGTGGGGGAGCCGTTGACCGCGATGGTCCCGCCGTCGGGTTGCTCCGCGCCGCAGAGGATCTTGATCAGGGTGGATTTGCCGGCACCGTTGGCGCCCATCAGGCCGTAGATCTCACCGCGTCGGATCTGCAGACCGACGCCGCGCAGCACCAGATTGTCGCCGAAGCTCTTGGAGATCCCGTCGACCTGCAGAACGGGTGGATCGCCCGCGGTGGTGGGGGCGACCCCGGTGGCGTTGCTGATCATGGTGCCCTCAGCATCTGCGTCCGGCCTTGCTGGAGCAAGCGTGGACGGGAGGGGGAAAGGAACAGGGGAGGAACTGGCGATGAAGGGGTGATGGGGCGCGGCGGCGGCACCGGGTCGGGGGGGAGTTCGGCACCACCGCCGCGCGTCTCATCACTGGCCCGGAGTGATCTCCGGGATCCAGCTCGCCCCGAGGTACTCGGGGGTGTTCAGGTCGGGCAGCGCCTTGCGCAGCCCCGCCATGTCGGTGACGTTCTTCTCCTTCAGCAGGTCCTGGGTGATCAGGGCTGCCGGGATGACCATCTTGCTCGGGAGGTCGA from Nakamurella sp. A5-74 harbors:
- a CDS encoding sugar ABC transporter ATP-binding protein; this encodes MISNATGVAPTTAGDPPVLQVDGISKSFGDNLVLRGVGLQIRRGEIYGLMGANGAGKSTLIKILCGAEQPDGGTIAVNGSPTTFADPLAAVRRGVGTVHQNPNDGVILDMTVAENLALDRLNSGSSSPWFSRRRTERDARDVAATLGLQLSRSAMRAPVRELGVSERQLLVLARALSRQPEILILDEPTSALSTEETGRLFELLRQLVQDGATLLYVSHKLSEFDALCDRVGVLRDGAMQGEFLRGQSGPATDLDSSLLTKRPAVQNQGFDWGQVLQALFDRTPAEMARTENVGSESVLQLSGMQVFPGSPPLDLELRSGEVTVLLGLLGSGKSELLEAVFGARPSHGGSATLDGAPFAPGHPTEAIDAGVYLVPESRHEQAIVPGWSIERQLSLPFTRTFSRGTLMNTRAERTAARRSISTLGVVTTSSSAPIETLSGGNQQKVVVGRWLLGRPKVLLLDEPFRGVDINARHDIGTTITALTETAAVLVATSDLDEALEVADRIVVLRQGMIVADVRLSAAHRSELIAAMSPVSSTLLADDQQVGVEAVGALTHDPLDDLLEHPAAPHTSPAPLPQRSTTEHSNEESS